Proteins from a single region of Chlorocebus sabaeus isolate Y175 chromosome 7, mChlSab1.0.hap1, whole genome shotgun sequence:
- the APELA gene encoding apelin receptor early endogenous ligand yields the protein MRFQQFLFAFFIFIISLLLISGQRPVNLTMRRKLRKHNCLQRRCIPLHSRVPFP from the exons ATGAGATTTCAGCAattcctttttgcattttttatttttattataagtcTTCTCCTTATCAGCGGACAGAGACCAG tTAATTTGACCATGAGAAGAAAATTGCGCAAACACAATTGCCTTCAGAGGAGATGTATACCTCTCCATTCACGAGTACCCTTCCCCTGA